A genome region from Pan paniscus chromosome 17, NHGRI_mPanPan1-v2.0_pri, whole genome shotgun sequence includes the following:
- the LOC100970299 gene encoding ubiquitin recognition factor in ER-associated degradation protein 1-like: MFSFNMFNHLIPRVFQNRFSTQYRCFSVSMLAGPNDRSDVEKGGKIIMLPSTLDQLSQLNITYPMLFKLTSKNVDRMTHCGVLEFVADEGICYLPHWMMQNLLLEEGSLVQVESVNLQVATYSKFQPQSPYILDITNPKAVLENALRNFACLTTGNVTAINCNEKIYELELCVMETKPDKAVSIIECDTNVDFDAPLGYKEPERQVQHEELTEGEADHSGYAGELGFRAFSGSGNRLDGKKESPSPIKPGDIKRGIPNYEFKLGKTPFIRNACPLVKKFEEDEAGGRFVAFSGEGQSLSKKGRKP, from the coding sequence ATGTTCTCTTTCAACATGTTCAACCACCTAATTCCCAGGGTCTTCCAAAACCGCTTCTCCACACAGTACCGCTGCTTCTCTGTGTCCATGCTAGCAGGGCCTAACGACAGGTCAGATgtggagaaaggagggaagataATTATGCTGCCCTCAACCCTGGACCAACTCAGCCAACTTAACATTACCTATCCCATGCTGTTCAAACTGACCAGTAAGAATGTGGACCGCATGACGCACTGTGGCGTGCTGGAGTTTGTGGCTGATGAGGGCATCTGCTACCTCCCACACTGGATGATGCAGAACTTGCTCTTGGAAGAAGGCAGCCTGGTCCAGGTGGAGAGTGTCAACCTTCAAGTGGCCACCTACTCCAAATTCCAGCCTCAGAGCCCTTACATCCTGGACATCACCAACCCCAAAGCTGTATTAGAAAACGCACTTAGGAACTTTGCCTGTCTGACCACCGGGAATGTGACTGCCATCAACTGTAATGAAAAGATCTACGAACTCGAACTGTGTGTGATGGAAACCAAACCCGACAAGGCAGTGTCCATCATTGAGTGTGACACGAACGTGGACTTTGATGCTCCCCTGGGCTACAAAGAACCCGAAAGACAAGTCCAGCACGAGGAGTTGACAGAAGGTGAAGCCGACCACAGTGGCTATGCTGGAGAGCTGGGCTTCCGCGCCTTCTCCGGCTCTGGCAACAGActggatggaaagaaagaaagccccTCCCCAATCAAGCCTGGAGACATTAAAAGAGGAATTCCCAATTATGAATTTAAACTTGGTAAGACACCTTTCATCAGAAATGCATGTCCCCTTGTCAAAAAGTTTGAAgaggatgaagctggaggcagaTTCGTCGCTTTCTCTGGAGAAGGACAGTCGTTGagtaaaaagggaagaaagccctAA